From one Treponema denticola genomic stretch:
- a CDS encoding dihydroorotase has product MIDSHVHLRDGLLSDKETIAHALALACPAGFTAFFDMPNTNPPLTNEEAVLERFALAEKSIKSAGLSAFYGIYGGLTSNISQIEKMVLFYKKYFPKIVGFKMFAGHSTGNMGIVEKEDQRKVYAALKKFDYRGILAVHCEKENLMNNSIFDIENPITHSLARPPIAETESIKDQIELMQSEGFKGHLHICHISTKEGIRLVAEAKKNGLSVSCGATAHHALLNIESYKKSGIFVKMNPPLREKKEQGAVFNALISGEIDWIESDHAPHTYEDKKKGASGIPGFAGSLILLKELRKAGCSEKRLNELCGKAVNRIFKLDLPYKVPSNTEIEASLPSLRSGYPFDAFEFFV; this is encoded by the coding sequence ATGATAGATTCCCATGTTCACCTTAGAGACGGTCTTTTATCCGATAAGGAAACTATAGCCCACGCCTTGGCCTTGGCCTGCCCCGCAGGTTTTACGGCCTTTTTCGATATGCCGAATACCAATCCTCCTCTTACAAATGAAGAGGCTGTTTTGGAGCGTTTTGCCCTTGCAGAAAAGTCCATAAAGTCGGCCGGCCTTTCTGCCTTTTACGGTATTTACGGCGGTCTCACTTCCAATATTTCTCAAATAGAAAAAATGGTTTTATTCTATAAAAAATACTTTCCTAAAATAGTAGGATTTAAGATGTTTGCAGGCCATTCTACCGGAAACATGGGCATAGTTGAAAAAGAAGACCAACGGAAGGTCTATGCAGCGCTTAAAAAATTCGATTACAGGGGTATTCTTGCCGTTCATTGCGAAAAAGAAAACCTTATGAATAATTCGATCTTCGATATTGAAAATCCTATCACTCACAGCCTTGCCCGACCTCCTATTGCCGAAACGGAATCCATAAAGGATCAGATTGAGCTTATGCAAAGCGAGGGCTTTAAGGGACATCTTCATATCTGTCATATAAGCACAAAAGAGGGAATAAGGCTTGTTGCCGAGGCAAAAAAAAACGGCCTTAGTGTTTCGTGCGGAGCTACGGCTCATCACGCTCTCTTAAACATTGAGTCTTATAAAAAGTCGGGTATCTTTGTAAAAATGAACCCTCCCTTGCGTGAAAAAAAGGAACAAGGAGCCGTTTTTAACGCTCTCATTTCAGGAGAGATTGACTGGATCGAAAGCGACCACGCTCCCCACACATATGAAGATAAGAAAAAAGGTGCTTCCGGTATTCCTGGTTTTGCCGGTTCTCTGATTCTTTTAAAAGAACTGCGCAAGGCCGGCTGTTCCGAAAAAAGACTTAACGAACTTTGCGGTAAGGCCGTAAACCGTATTTTTAAACTTGATTTGCCTTATAAAGTCCCCTCAAACACTGAGATCGAAGCCTCCCTCCCAAGTTTACGATCCGGCTATCCCTTCGATGCCTTTGAATTTTTTGTATAG
- the pyrF gene encoding orotidine-5'-phosphate decarboxylase, with amino-acid sequence MNYIDLLKTSAKKTNNCACMGLDPIFEAIPNKTGMVKDNLVSFFKELLDKMQEKNLVPAAFKPNIGYYSALDKPREKDFSGSESLAEILSLIEKHFPDIPVILDSKRGDIARSSLNYAIEAFDCWKADAVTVSPYMGSDSILPFISEKYLDKGAYILNRTSNPGAKDFQNLKTDYDGKNNPELYIEVAKKIAFYAKEFPGTGAVVGATGMEELKIISSIYAQAGEVPMLIPGVGSQGGDAKTVMEVLKNSGCNLALIRINSSSALTHPWKKAPVPENYLELCINNIEKLLHDTAINNISF; translated from the coding sequence ATGAACTACATCGACTTATTAAAAACTTCGGCAAAAAAAACGAATAACTGTGCATGTATGGGCTTAGACCCGATTTTTGAAGCTATTCCGAATAAAACGGGAATGGTAAAGGATAACCTTGTAAGCTTTTTTAAAGAGCTTTTAGATAAGATGCAGGAAAAGAATTTGGTTCCCGCAGCTTTTAAACCTAATATAGGTTATTATTCGGCCCTTGATAAGCCCAGGGAAAAGGATTTTTCGGGCTCCGAAAGCCTTGCAGAAATTTTATCCCTAATCGAAAAACACTTTCCCGACATTCCTGTAATCCTCGATTCAAAGCGGGGAGATATTGCCCGATCCAGTCTTAACTATGCCATCGAAGCCTTTGACTGCTGGAAGGCGGATGCTGTAACGGTAAGTCCCTACATGGGAAGCGACTCTATTCTTCCATTTATTTCGGAAAAATATTTGGATAAGGGAGCTTATATTTTAAACCGGACCAGCAATCCCGGAGCAAAGGATTTTCAAAATCTTAAAACCGATTATGACGGTAAAAATAATCCGGAGCTTTATATCGAGGTTGCAAAAAAGATTGCTTTTTATGCAAAGGAATTTCCGGGAACGGGAGCCGTTGTCGGTGCTACGGGAATGGAAGAGCTAAAAATAATTTCAAGTATTTACGCCCAAGCGGGAGAGGTTCCCATGCTGATTCCGGGAGTCGGTTCCCAAGGAGGAGATGCTAAAACGGTAATGGAAGTGCTTAAAAATTCCGGCTGCAATTTAGCCCTTATAAGAATAAACAGCTCCAGTGCCTTGACCCATCCTTGGAAAAAAGCACCCGTGCCTGAAAACTATTTGGAGCTTTGTATAAACAATATCGAAAAACTTTTACACGATACTGCGATTAACAACATCAGTTTTTAG
- a CDS encoding carboxypeptidase-like regulatory domain-containing protein, with product MSVIKGIVRDKNKQPVSHAKVALLTEKFEVIIGGEADESGRFCLEADAKKYPYFIASKGFNEKFLDFWGYNIDLRRDLEINPVLGKIEIFSLIFFPSLDTDDTMMVYFRPMSSKLILGEEKTIAPELNTDDITISVNGDFYEIVTMRVISETVNKGVEPIKAYALKINLDGIECDGKNKLEISIIKDENYGEAVLFF from the coding sequence ATGAGTGTTATAAAGGGAATTGTGCGGGATAAAAACAAACAGCCTGTCAGTCATGCTAAAGTTGCTCTTTTAACGGAAAAGTTTGAAGTTATAATCGGCGGTGAAGCTGATGAATCAGGCCGTTTTTGTCTGGAAGCCGATGCTAAAAAGTATCCTTATTTTATAGCTTCAAAAGGTTTTAATGAGAAATTTCTTGATTTTTGGGGCTATAATATAGATTTAAGGCGTGACCTTGAGATAAACCCTGTTCTTGGTAAAATAGAAATTTTTAGTTTGATATTTTTTCCTTCTTTAGATACGGATGATACCATGATGGTTTATTTTAGGCCTATGAGCTCAAAACTTATTTTAGGAGAAGAAAAAACTATAGCTCCGGAGCTTAATACCGATGATATAACCATTTCCGTCAACGGGGATTTTTATGAAATTGTTACTATGAGGGTTATAAGCGAAACCGTTAATAAAGGTGTTGAACCTATAAAGGCCTATGCCCTAAAAATAAACCTGGACGGTATCGAATGTGATGGAAAAAATAAACTTGAAATAAGCATTATAAAAGATGAAAATTACGGCGAAGCCGTTTTATTTTTCTAA
- a CDS encoding substrate-binding periplasmic protein, with protein sequence MNKNLNYLFKLSFIFLFTVLLISACTPKEESEKKKKNDISLAKVFVKKEFVIGIRNDYPPFSFLNLFTAEPEGYDIEIAKELCKKMKIKPVFKVIKWSERDKLLKEGEIDCIWSAFAFSKERSETYSLTTPYIKSAVILIVKDKSPYYSIQDIREKKIGVMFSSSIQASLKKAEFTHGVFKRTVVFRTTQEALNALEKDEVECVVDDLLSTSTLIRANKGSYRVLDEAISYEEYVIAFRKEDIALMNAVESTLKDMAQTDFLEKTSKKWFGANISIIGR encoded by the coding sequence ATGAACAAAAATCTAAATTATCTTTTTAAACTTAGCTTCATATTTTTATTTACGGTTTTACTAATTTCAGCTTGTACTCCAAAAGAAGAATCAGAGAAGAAAAAAAAGAACGATATTTCGCTTGCAAAAGTTTTTGTAAAAAAAGAATTTGTAATAGGAATTCGGAATGATTACCCGCCTTTTTCTTTTCTAAACCTTTTTACGGCAGAACCGGAAGGCTATGACATTGAAATAGCTAAAGAATTATGCAAAAAAATGAAGATTAAACCGGTTTTTAAAGTTATCAAATGGAGTGAAAGAGATAAATTACTTAAAGAAGGAGAAATCGACTGTATATGGAGTGCCTTTGCATTCAGCAAAGAACGAAGTGAAACATATTCTCTTACAACACCCTATATAAAAAGTGCTGTAATCTTGATTGTAAAGGATAAGTCGCCTTACTATTCCATTCAAGATATAAGAGAAAAGAAAATAGGAGTTATGTTCTCATCCTCTATACAGGCAAGTCTTAAAAAAGCGGAATTTACCCATGGAGTATTTAAAAGAACTGTTGTTTTTAGGACTACACAAGAGGCCTTAAATGCCCTCGAAAAGGATGAGGTAGAATGTGTAGTAGACGATCTTCTATCTACAAGCACTTTGATACGAGCAAATAAAGGCTCTTATCGAGTGCTGGATGAAGCTATCTCTTACGAAGAATATGTAATAGCTTTCAGAAAGGAAGATATAGCCTTGATGAATGCCGTTGAATCCACCTTAAAAGATATGGCTCAAACCGATTTTTTAGAAAAAACGAGTAAAAAATGGTTCGGGGCAAACATATCCATTATAGGCCGCTAA
- a CDS encoding DEAD/DEAH box helicase produces MLITFKELGLDDIVLQAVEAKGFEEPTPIQVLAIPRLLSGEANVIAKARTGTGKTAAFGLPLVQELRSNTGRVRALILVPTRELAVQVAGELESFRIEEYPRIATVYGGAAIGPQLRSLKTGVEIVVGTPGRIMDHLERGSLKIEDIEYFILDEADEMLNMGFIEDIENIFSKANPEARVLMFSATMPKQILTIASDFMGDYEIVEEEPQEERASLTEQFFWVVREGDKTEALVRLIDTSPNFYGLVFCQTKIDADDVAKELDERHYEAAALHGDIPQSQREKILERFRSKKTRILVATDVAARGIDIEGISHVVNYAIPYDGPTYTHRIGRTGRAGAAGIAVSFVRPNELKRIEYLRKHARGELKEGKIPSIEQVIEIKRTRILKETAAQIEKRISEEKPEQGFAAFANKLVEYGDAQTVLSFILQMQYGLFLSPAHYKTIKPVRSEGRARKSDEDSLRLYIGVGRKDGITKRKLAEMLSRLLSIPERLVDDIEVMDKFSLATMPKNAANDALRLCKKKRGLTHMHIDVKTEAPANYGSIGKGKRGQKRKNGTQRKKEGLSSASKYKRK; encoded by the coding sequence ATGTTAATTACTTTTAAAGAATTGGGACTTGACGATATAGTCCTGCAAGCAGTTGAAGCCAAAGGTTTTGAAGAACCTACTCCTATTCAGGTTTTGGCTATTCCCCGCCTTCTTTCGGGAGAAGCAAATGTTATCGCTAAGGCTCGGACAGGAACGGGAAAGACGGCAGCCTTCGGCCTTCCCCTTGTGCAGGAGCTGCGTTCAAACACCGGAAGGGTGAGAGCCCTTATTTTGGTTCCTACCAGAGAGCTGGCCGTTCAAGTTGCCGGCGAACTTGAATCTTTTAGAATCGAAGAATATCCCCGTATCGCAACCGTTTACGGAGGAGCGGCGATAGGCCCTCAACTCAGAAGCCTAAAAACCGGCGTCGAAATTGTTGTAGGAACTCCCGGCCGCATAATGGATCATCTTGAACGGGGCTCCCTAAAAATCGAAGATATAGAATATTTTATTTTGGATGAAGCCGATGAGATGCTTAACATGGGCTTTATCGAAGACATAGAAAATATCTTTTCAAAGGCAAATCCTGAAGCCCGTGTTTTAATGTTTTCGGCGACGATGCCCAAGCAGATACTGACCATAGCTTCCGACTTTATGGGCGACTATGAAATTGTCGAAGAAGAACCTCAAGAAGAAAGAGCATCTTTAACGGAACAATTTTTTTGGGTTGTAAGGGAAGGGGATAAAACCGAAGCCCTTGTCCGTCTTATCGATACAAGCCCTAACTTTTACGGCCTCGTATTTTGCCAAACAAAAATCGATGCCGATGATGTTGCAAAGGAGCTTGACGAAAGGCACTACGAAGCTGCCGCCCTCCACGGGGATATTCCTCAAAGCCAAAGGGAAAAAATATTGGAACGCTTTAGATCAAAAAAGACCCGCATTTTGGTTGCAACCGATGTTGCCGCAAGGGGTATAGACATCGAGGGCATTTCCCATGTTGTAAATTATGCAATTCCTTATGATGGGCCGACCTATACCCACCGTATAGGAAGAACGGGCAGGGCAGGAGCGGCAGGAATTGCCGTCAGCTTTGTACGCCCTAACGAGCTAAAAAGAATAGAGTACTTACGCAAACATGCCCGCGGAGAATTAAAAGAAGGCAAAATTCCTTCAATCGAACAAGTCATCGAAATCAAGCGTACCCGTATCTTAAAAGAAACTGCTGCCCAAATCGAAAAACGCATTAGCGAAGAAAAACCCGAACAGGGCTTTGCTGCCTTTGCAAATAAACTTGTAGAATACGGAGATGCTCAAACAGTTCTCTCCTTTATTCTTCAAATGCAATACGGCTTATTTTTATCGCCTGCTCATTATAAAACAATCAAGCCTGTGCGTTCTGAAGGGAGGGCGCGAAAATCGGATGAGGATTCTTTGCGTCTTTATATAGGTGTCGGCCGAAAAGACGGTATCACAAAGCGCAAACTTGCCGAAATGCTAAGCCGGCTTCTTTCAATCCCCGAACGGCTTGTAGATGACATAGAGGTTATGGATAAGTTTTCCCTCGCGACAATGCCTAAAAATGCCGCAAATGATGCTTTGCGCCTCTGTAAAAAGAAAAGGGGCCTGACTCATATGCATATTGACGTAAAAACTGAAGCTCCGGCTAATTACGGTTCTATCGGTAAGGGTAAAAGAGGGCAAAAGCGGAAAAATGGAACTCAGAGAAAAAAAGAAGGCTTAAGTTCTGCCTCAAAGTATAAGCGTAAATAG
- the pbp4b gene encoding penicillin binding protein PBP4B — MKKFLCIFFVTSLILSCRSAQISKIKSDPADADIYKSEETEGSFLGFQTDVSFPPDEEKYDPSILPNSFISFKAYKGQGYVYFHTENVKKFLLYLNGKKIDTKKICKNKYTKIYIGDEVINGTNNLLITNIEAEKDDKGFLKAYTLSVKIPYPSIIEKKEKLNNVNYRAFQIIDDIMEAQTANGFPSVQLVVVKNGRMIKNSAYGYISTVDEFGKPLMKKNKKPITKETLFDLASNTKMYTVNFALQKLISEEKISIYDKVKDFFPEFKDKKRALFKGKSDITVEDLLKHQAGFPAGAQYYVNKKITQKKKTDKRQNKEIVLELICNTPLIYSPRTEVLYSDIDYMLLGLIIEKVTGMPLDKYTEENLYKPLNLSSVCYEPLKKGFTKEDITATEIRAVKRTKDEKFKDIKYLPVHGTVHDPEAYNSMDQVSGHAGLFANAESIAVLAQVMLNGGGYGNIKLFDSSVLNLFTSQGNFFSQAGLGWRRQGLNNSYAWAFSQLASADTIGHTGWTGTLTLIDPKEDLIIIIFTSAKNTPALFGKNLRGKYEGDFYLAKNYGAITTLIYSAFKNYDNALLDQMLIELAAGRKELINMIPEIYDNEGSRKDLTAIMESIKEQSKQSAVLKQFLKSEKAMAILAEIQSRNSKKNLAKKQAEGTAK; from the coding sequence ATGAAAAAGTTTTTGTGCATTTTTTTTGTTACCAGCTTAATCTTGTCATGCCGCTCGGCTCAAATATCAAAGATAAAGAGCGATCCGGCAGATGCAGACATTTATAAATCGGAAGAAACCGAAGGCAGCTTTTTAGGCTTTCAAACGGATGTAAGTTTTCCTCCGGATGAAGAAAAATATGATCCTTCAATTTTACCGAACAGCTTTATTTCTTTTAAGGCTTATAAGGGACAGGGCTATGTTTATTTTCATACCGAAAATGTAAAAAAATTTCTTTTATATTTAAACGGAAAAAAAATAGATACAAAAAAAATCTGTAAAAATAAATACACTAAAATTTATATCGGAGATGAGGTAATAAACGGAACCAATAACTTACTCATTACAAACATTGAAGCAGAAAAAGATGATAAGGGCTTTTTGAAAGCCTATACCTTATCGGTAAAAATCCCCTACCCTTCCATTATCGAAAAAAAAGAAAAATTAAATAACGTAAATTATAGAGCCTTTCAAATAATAGATGACATTATGGAGGCACAAACAGCAAACGGGTTTCCATCGGTTCAGCTCGTAGTGGTAAAAAACGGAAGGATGATAAAAAACTCGGCCTACGGCTATATCAGCACCGTTGACGAGTTTGGGAAACCCCTGATGAAAAAAAATAAAAAGCCTATCACAAAAGAAACTCTTTTTGATTTAGCCAGTAATACCAAAATGTATACGGTAAATTTCGCCTTACAAAAACTTATATCCGAAGAAAAAATTTCAATCTATGATAAGGTAAAAGATTTTTTTCCTGAGTTTAAGGATAAAAAAAGAGCTCTTTTTAAGGGAAAAAGCGATATTACCGTTGAGGACTTATTAAAGCATCAGGCAGGTTTTCCGGCAGGGGCACAATATTATGTGAACAAAAAAATAACACAAAAAAAGAAAACCGATAAAAGACAGAACAAGGAGATTGTTTTAGAGCTGATTTGCAACACTCCTTTAATATATTCTCCGCGCACTGAGGTTTTATATTCAGATATAGATTATATGCTTTTAGGTTTGATTATAGAAAAGGTAACGGGAATGCCCTTGGATAAGTATACGGAAGAAAACCTTTACAAACCCTTAAATTTATCTTCGGTTTGCTATGAGCCATTAAAAAAGGGATTTACAAAAGAGGATATTACCGCAACCGAGATACGAGCGGTCAAAAGAACAAAGGACGAAAAATTTAAAGATATAAAATACTTGCCGGTTCACGGAACGGTACATGACCCTGAAGCCTACAATTCAATGGATCAGGTAAGCGGTCATGCAGGACTTTTTGCAAATGCCGAAAGTATAGCAGTCCTGGCTCAGGTCATGCTGAACGGAGGCGGTTACGGAAATATCAAACTATTCGATTCAAGCGTTTTGAATTTATTTACCAGTCAGGGGAATTTTTTTTCGCAGGCAGGCTTGGGATGGAGGAGACAGGGGCTTAATAACAGCTATGCTTGGGCTTTCTCCCAGCTTGCAAGTGCGGACACAATAGGACACACGGGCTGGACGGGGACATTAACCTTAATCGATCCTAAAGAAGATTTAATAATCATAATCTTTACAAGTGCAAAAAACACCCCTGCCCTTTTTGGAAAAAACTTGCGCGGAAAATATGAGGGCGATTTTTATCTTGCAAAAAACTATGGAGCCATTACCACCCTTATTTATTCCGCATTTAAAAACTATGATAATGCTCTGCTGGATCAAATGCTTATAGAACTTGCAGCAGGCAGAAAAGAACTTATAAACATGATTCCTGAAATTTATGATAACGAAGGTTCCCGCAAGGATTTGACAGCCATAATGGAAAGCATAAAAGAACAATCAAAGCAATCTGCAGTCCTAAAACAATTTTTAAAAAGTGAAAAAGCTATGGCCATACTTGCAGAAATTCAATCAAGGAACTCAAAGAAAAACTTGGCAAAAAAACAAGCTGAAGGAACAGCAAAATGA
- a CDS encoding DUF4340 domain-containing protein, whose amino-acid sequence MKSFFKLKKYTQALIFANIFFLLNLIFVSIPKNEANVFTTSLVLKQNIENIDEIVFTIPDNSLPPRFNELRLIKKKDKFVLSTQSGEYKVQPALIERLFSVLSTKQNFRFVSDDIKQYINFGLDEDHAARLQLLRSDKTIMGDFVFGKNDTLGINRYVRIDARTKIFIMPDVLSSFLTVKSNFWLDLQIYKYKFENNSIQLIEKNKQLITSSDKHKEKFGELETFLKQFSCIDIFPAFPITNSETQELNLILGTGEKIEILLTPMESGDFILFDSASNNSYVISGYTKRRIDSILNSIFENSKN is encoded by the coding sequence GTGAAAAGTTTTTTTAAATTAAAAAAATATACTCAAGCTTTGATTTTTGCAAATATTTTTTTTCTCTTAAATTTGATTTTTGTAAGTATTCCAAAAAATGAAGCAAATGTTTTTACCACCTCTCTCGTTTTAAAACAAAATATAGAAAACATAGATGAAATTGTTTTTACTATTCCGGATAATTCCCTTCCTCCGCGTTTTAACGAGTTAAGGCTTATCAAAAAAAAAGATAAGTTTGTTTTGAGTACTCAATCTGGAGAATATAAGGTTCAGCCGGCCTTAATAGAAAGACTTTTTTCCGTTTTAAGTACTAAACAAAATTTTAGGTTTGTAAGCGATGACATAAAACAATATATTAATTTCGGCTTGGATGAAGATCATGCTGCCCGTCTACAGCTATTGCGTTCCGATAAAACCATAATGGGCGATTTCGTTTTCGGAAAAAACGATACGCTGGGGATAAACCGCTATGTCCGAATAGATGCCCGCACGAAAATTTTTATTATGCCCGATGTCTTATCTTCTTTTTTAACCGTAAAATCTAACTTCTGGCTCGACCTGCAAATTTATAAATACAAATTTGAAAATAACTCAATTCAGCTTATCGAAAAAAACAAACAGCTTATCACCAGTTCGGATAAACATAAAGAAAAATTCGGCGAGTTGGAAACATTTTTAAAACAATTTTCATGTATAGATATTTTTCCTGCATTTCCGATTACCAATTCGGAAACTCAAGAGCTTAATTTAATTTTGGGTACCGGAGAAAAAATAGAGATTCTTCTTACACCGATGGAAAGCGGCGATTTTATTTTGTTTGATTCCGCTTCTAATAATTCCTATGTCATAAGCGGATACACAAAACGCCGCATCGATTCCATCTTAAATTCTATTTTTGAGAATTCTAAAAACTGA
- a CDS encoding type II toxin-antitoxin system HicB family antitoxin: MKYAYTAIFTEKDSTIYARVPDLKGCITTGKNLQDAIEQMEDAMAAWLCVAEDEHFKIAKATPQHLIEHKKNDVLSIIRADTSRYRAIVKNKAVRKNVTIPAWLVEAAEKANLNFSQELQNAIKNKLEIAL, encoded by the coding sequence ATGAAATACGCTTATACTGCAATTTTTACTGAAAAAGACAGTACAATATATGCAAGAGTTCCCGATCTTAAAGGGTGCATAACAACCGGCAAGAATTTACAAGATGCAATAGAACAAATGGAAGATGCTATGGCGGCATGGTTGTGTGTTGCAGAAGACGAGCATTTTAAAATAGCAAAAGCGACTCCACAACATCTGATAGAACATAAAAAAAACGATGTACTATCAATAATAAGAGCCGATACATCTCGATACCGTGCTATAGTTAAAAATAAAGCTGTCCGCAAAAATGTAACCATACCGGCATGGCTGGTAGAAGCTGCCGAAAAAGCTAATTTGAATTTCTCGCAAGAATTACAAAATGCGATAAAAAATAAATTAGAAATTGCATTGTAA
- a CDS encoding type II toxin-antitoxin system HicA family toxin translates to MNERKQAIKELEKAGYFLKRHGGNHDIYCNTKLKCSIPLKRHDFNKNDLRYILKEIEQGETK, encoded by the coding sequence ATGAATGAACGGAAGCAAGCAATAAAAGAGTTGGAAAAAGCAGGATATTTTTTAAAACGGCACGGAGGCAATCACGATATATACTGCAATACCAAACTAAAATGTTCCATTCCTTTAAAACGGCATGATTTTAATAAAAATGACCTACGGTATATTTTAAAAGAGATTGAACAAGGAGAGACAAAATGA
- a CDS encoding exo-beta-N-acetylmuramidase NamZ family protein yields the protein MKKVFFLFCFCSLALMVFAEKKAGKPGESDFKTGIERVDEFFNLFKGKRIGLITNQTGIDSLGRSSIEILYEKTNLSSLFSPEHGIRGNAREGAGISNTVDKKTGLSVYSLYGKTKRPTKEMLQEIDVLCFDIQDVGARFYTYIYTMAYAMEACARDGKTFIVFDRPNPINGINVEGNILEEKYKSFTGYFPIAQRHGMTVGELALMFNKEFKIGCNLKIVPMQGWSREDYFEDLNLMWVPPSPNIPTADTALVYSGFCIFEGVNISVGRGTTMPFKYIGAPYIDAEALAEALNALKLEGVFFKPAYFTPALSVYKDELCEGVQIIVRNKNKFLPVKSAIAVMYTIREMYPDKFKINNYPAELCGLNLLSGTNKLSSMSLSLDEYFKFIEKDEKKFLKMREKYLMY from the coding sequence ATGAAAAAGGTGTTTTTTTTATTTTGCTTTTGCAGTCTTGCCCTCATGGTTTTCGCAGAAAAAAAAGCAGGTAAGCCGGGCGAGTCCGATTTTAAAACGGGAATTGAACGCGTCGACGAATTTTTTAATCTTTTTAAAGGAAAAAGAATTGGATTGATTACCAATCAAACAGGTATAGACTCTTTAGGAAGATCAAGCATCGAAATCTTATACGAAAAGACTAATCTTTCAAGCCTTTTTTCTCCGGAACACGGAATAAGGGGAAATGCAAGGGAAGGGGCCGGTATTTCCAACACGGTAGATAAAAAAACCGGCCTTAGCGTTTACAGCCTTTACGGAAAAACAAAGCGGCCCACAAAAGAGATGCTTCAAGAAATAGATGTTTTATGCTTCGATATTCAGGATGTAGGAGCAAGATTTTACACATATATTTACACAATGGCCTATGCAATGGAAGCATGCGCCCGTGACGGAAAAACATTTATTGTGTTTGACAGGCCCAATCCTATAAACGGAATAAATGTCGAAGGGAATATTTTGGAAGAGAAATATAAATCCTTTACAGGCTACTTTCCTATTGCGCAAAGGCACGGCATGACCGTGGGAGAATTAGCCTTAATGTTCAATAAAGAATTTAAGATAGGCTGTAACTTAAAAATAGTCCCCATGCAGGGGTGGAGCCGTGAAGATTATTTTGAAGACCTTAATTTAATGTGGGTGCCTCCTTCGCCCAATATTCCTACAGCCGATACCGCCTTAGTTTATTCGGGCTTTTGTATCTTTGAAGGGGTAAACATTTCGGTAGGAAGAGGAACAACCATGCCCTTTAAATACATAGGAGCCCCCTATATAGATGCCGAGGCTTTAGCAGAAGCTCTAAATGCCCTCAAGCTTGAGGGAGTCTTTTTTAAGCCCGCCTATTTTACACCTGCCCTTTCGGTTTATAAGGATGAGCTATGCGAGGGGGTTCAAATCATCGTCAGGAATAAAAACAAATTCTTGCCCGTAAAAAGTGCAATCGCGGTGATGTACACAATAAGAGAAATGTATCCCGATAAGTTTAAGATAAACAACTACCCTGCCGAACTCTGCGGTCTCAATTTATTAAGCGGAACAAACAAGCTAAGCTCGATGAGCCTTTCCTTAGATGAATACTTTAAATTTATCGAAAAAGACGAAAAGAAGTTTTTGAAGATGAGGGAAAAGTATTTGATGTATTAA
- a CDS encoding substrate-binding periplasmic protein translates to MRNKLNSKAAFFAVVILAALLFSCKRNEAYEMSADDTSLAEVLVRSKIIVGVDSQNPPMCSYNSENEMEGFDVDVFKEIANIMNIDVEFKTIVPSEIENLINNRLVDCIASGLSYSDARNEIYELTRPYLRNAVVLLTLKSSNIKNIEDLKDKKIGGQIGALGLALIRNNSQLMNQIRSVEYSYNTLPQVLNSLRKHEVDVCVGDISIMATYLTKEPDTYSLVEEAIALDSYVYAFKKGSEGLKTEVEKALFYLEKTGKLEEISRKWFGINLVIFGK, encoded by the coding sequence ATGCGTAATAAATTAAACTCAAAGGCAGCTTTTTTTGCGGTGGTTATACTAGCTGCATTGTTATTTTCATGCAAAAGAAATGAAGCTTATGAAATGTCTGCTGATGATACATCTTTAGCCGAGGTTCTCGTAAGATCTAAAATTATTGTAGGAGTAGACTCACAAAATCCGCCTATGTGTTCTTACAATAGCGAAAACGAGATGGAAGGATTTGATGTTGATGTTTTTAAAGAAATAGCGAATATAATGAATATTGATGTGGAATTTAAGACAATAGTGCCAAGTGAAATAGAAAACCTAATAAATAACAGGCTTGTAGATTGTATTGCATCTGGACTTTCGTATTCGGATGCAAGAAATGAAATTTATGAACTTACACGGCCATATTTGCGTAATGCTGTGGTACTTTTAACTTTAAAATCAAGTAATATTAAAAATATCGAAGATCTAAAAGATAAAAAAATAGGAGGGCAAATTGGAGCCTTAGGACTTGCTCTGATCAGAAACAATTCTCAGCTGATGAATCAAATCCGTTCAGTAGAATACTCATATAACACCTTACCCCAAGTTTTAAACAGCTTAAGAAAACATGAAGTAGATGTCTGCGTCGGAGATATTTCAATTATGGCAACATATTTAACCAAGGAACCTGATACTTATAGCCTTGTTGAAGAAGCTATAGCTTTGGATTCTTATGTATATGCTTTTAAAAAAGGAAGCGAAGGCTTAAAAACAGAAGTAGAAAAAGCCTTATTTTATCTGGAAAAAACCGGAAAACTTGAAGAAATTTCAAGAAAATGGTTCGGAATAAATTTGGTAATTTTTGGAAAATAA